In Camelus bactrianus isolate YW-2024 breed Bactrian camel chromosome 10, ASM4877302v1, whole genome shotgun sequence, a genomic segment contains:
- the SMCO4 gene encoding single-pass membrane and coiled-coil domain-containing protein 4 isoform X1, whose protein sequence is MRQLKGKPKKETSKDKKERKQAMQEARQQITTVVLPTLAVVVLLIVVFVYVATRPTVTE, encoded by the coding sequence ATGCGGCAGCTCAAGGGGAAGCCCAAGAAGGAGACGTCCAAGGACAAGAAGGAGCGGAAGCAGGCCATGCAGGAGGCCCGGCAGCAGATCACCACGGTGGTGCTGCCCACGCTGGCCGTGGTCGTGCTCCTGATCGTGGTGTTCGTGTACGTGGCCACGCGCCCCACCGTCACCGAATGA
- the SMCO4 gene encoding single-pass membrane and coiled-coil domain-containing protein 4 isoform X2, translating into MRLLIHPQLQEHLCPNQRSVALPPKPSPDAPSKRPPGRMRQLKGKPKKETSKDKKERKQAMQEARQQITTVVLPTLAVVVLLIVVFVYVATRPTVTE; encoded by the coding sequence GAGCACCTGTGTCCTAACCAGAGGAGTGTGGCCCTTCCTCCAAAGCCCTCTCCAGACGCGCCCTCCAAGCGTCCCCCAGGAAGGATGCGGCAGCTCAAGGGGAAGCCCAAGAAGGAGACGTCCAAGGACAAGAAGGAGCGGAAGCAGGCCATGCAGGAGGCCCGGCAGCAGATCACCACGGTGGTGCTGCCCACGCTGGCCGTGGTCGTGCTCCTGATCGTGGTGTTCGTGTACGTGGCCACGCGCCCCACCGTCACCGAATGA